In Arthrobacter sp. B3I9, the following are encoded in one genomic region:
- a CDS encoding tripartite tricarboxylate transporter TctB family protein produces the protein MPATPAVPAGGGRRSAAPSGGDAPLVDTDDVLADLTPEQLAAQWEDEKPPAAGALASAASSLVVIGVGIGAVVLSIAMGLGTPAAPQPGLWPFMISCVMVVLGLFQLIIGRHNRDAEKFTRMSLAPLTGLVTLAAMVALMPVIGFELPALVLSIIWMRFLGGETWRSTLLVSAIVVAAFYGIFVLALNTSIPHLF, from the coding sequence GTGCCAGCCACACCAGCAGTGCCCGCCGGAGGAGGACGCCGTTCGGCTGCCCCCTCCGGCGGGGACGCCCCTCTTGTTGATACCGACGATGTTCTCGCGGACCTCACTCCGGAACAGCTTGCCGCGCAGTGGGAGGACGAGAAGCCGCCCGCCGCCGGAGCGCTGGCCAGCGCGGCGTCCTCCCTTGTGGTTATCGGCGTCGGCATCGGCGCAGTAGTCCTGTCCATCGCGATGGGCCTGGGCACCCCGGCGGCGCCGCAGCCCGGGTTGTGGCCGTTCATGATCAGTTGCGTCATGGTGGTCCTCGGCCTCTTCCAGCTCATCATCGGGCGGCACAACCGGGACGCGGAAAAGTTCACCCGGATGTCCCTGGCGCCCCTCACGGGTCTCGTCACCCTGGCCGCCATGGTTGCGCTGATGCCGGTCATCGGTTTTGAACTGCCGGCACTCGTCCTGTCCATCATCTGGATGCGCTTCCTCGGCGGCGAAACCTGGCGCTCCACCCTGCTGGTCAGCGCAATCGTCGTGGCGGCGTTCTACGGAATCTTCGTCCTGGCGCTCAACACCTCCATTCCCCACCTCTTCTAG
- a CDS encoding LysR family transcriptional regulator, which yields MFTFDQLAGFIAVAEELHFGRAAERLNMTQPPLSRQIQKLEKSVGTELFERDNRKVQLTAAGSAFLEEARRLLALAERAPLTARRIASGRSGLLRIGFTAASGFSILGPLLEEISAILPDVDVDLQEMVTGEQIQALETGELDLGLARPPFDRDLFDSRLLFRESMMVAVPAGHPLARRGGTVADEDLKDEPLIMHSPLQARYFYDLVVRMLPVQHENVVHTVSQILTMVSLVAAKRGVAFVPRSATALGIQGVEFLPLATGHGEPVELHAIWSRKVSNPALSRLLAGIDFHLD from the coding sequence ATGTTTACCTTTGACCAGCTGGCGGGATTCATTGCCGTGGCGGAAGAACTGCACTTCGGCCGGGCGGCGGAACGCCTCAACATGACCCAGCCACCGCTGAGCCGGCAGATCCAGAAGCTGGAGAAGTCCGTGGGGACCGAACTGTTTGAACGGGACAACCGGAAGGTGCAGCTGACCGCCGCAGGTTCCGCCTTCCTCGAAGAAGCCAGGCGGCTGCTGGCTCTCGCCGAGCGGGCCCCCCTCACCGCCCGGCGCATCGCATCGGGCCGCTCCGGCCTGCTGCGGATCGGTTTCACCGCAGCGAGCGGGTTCAGCATTCTGGGGCCGCTGCTGGAGGAGATCTCCGCGATCCTCCCCGACGTCGACGTCGATTTGCAGGAGATGGTGACCGGGGAACAGATCCAGGCCCTGGAGACGGGGGAACTGGACCTGGGCCTGGCGCGGCCCCCGTTCGACAGGGATCTCTTCGACTCGAGGCTCCTGTTCCGCGAATCCATGATGGTCGCCGTACCGGCGGGCCACCCGCTTGCCCGCCGCGGCGGGACCGTCGCGGACGAGGACCTCAAGGACGAGCCCCTCATCATGCATTCTCCGCTGCAGGCGCGGTACTTCTACGACCTGGTGGTCCGCATGCTGCCGGTGCAGCACGAGAACGTGGTCCACACCGTGAGCCAGATCCTGACCATGGTTTCCCTGGTAGCAGCCAAACGCGGCGTCGCCTTCGTGCCCCGGTCCGCCACGGCACTGGGCATCCAGGGTGTCGAGTTCCTTCCCCTGGCCACCGGGCATGGGGAGCCCGTTGAGCTCCACGCGATCTGGAGCCGGAAGGTGAGCAATCCGGCGCTTTCGCGGCTGCTGGCCGGTATCGACTTCCATCTGGACTGA
- the kdgD gene encoding 5-dehydro-4-deoxyglucarate dehydratase produces the protein MAKYTPQELANVLKDGLLSFPVTSFDAELQFDEENYRKHLAWQASFPVAGLFAAGGTGEGFSLTPAESERVVRAAVEEVGGTVPVLASAGGSTAQAVENARAAEAAGAEGILLLPPYLTEADQGGLIDHVSAVCQSTSLGVIIYNRANAIYKDTTVATLADRHENLIGFKDGVGDLEHDARVYAKLGDRLFYLGGLPTAETFALPLLQLGMSTYSSAMYNFVPQFALDFYQDVRNLDRVAVNKKLNDFVIPYLDIRDRAKGYAVSIVKGGLDAIGRSAGGVRPPLQNLAPQDLADLKSLIATVS, from the coding sequence GTGGCAAAGTACACACCCCAGGAACTGGCGAACGTCCTCAAGGACGGCCTGCTCTCTTTCCCCGTCACCTCGTTCGACGCCGAGCTGCAGTTCGATGAGGAGAACTACCGCAAGCACCTGGCCTGGCAGGCAAGCTTCCCGGTGGCCGGCCTCTTCGCAGCAGGCGGAACCGGTGAAGGCTTTTCCCTGACCCCGGCCGAGTCCGAGCGCGTCGTCCGTGCAGCCGTCGAGGAAGTCGGCGGCACCGTCCCGGTCCTCGCCTCCGCCGGCGGTTCCACTGCCCAGGCTGTCGAGAATGCCCGCGCGGCCGAGGCTGCCGGCGCCGAAGGCATCCTGCTGCTCCCGCCCTACCTCACCGAAGCGGACCAGGGCGGACTGATCGACCACGTCAGCGCCGTCTGCCAGTCGACGTCCCTCGGCGTCATCATCTACAACCGCGCGAACGCCATCTACAAGGACACCACGGTAGCCACCCTGGCCGACCGCCACGAGAACCTGATCGGATTCAAGGACGGCGTGGGGGACCTCGAACACGATGCGCGGGTCTACGCCAAGCTCGGCGACCGCCTGTTCTACCTCGGCGGCCTCCCCACGGCGGAGACCTTCGCGCTGCCGCTGCTGCAGCTGGGCATGAGCACGTACTCCAGCGCCATGTACAACTTTGTCCCGCAGTTCGCCCTGGACTTCTACCAGGACGTCCGCAACCTGGACCGGGTTGCCGTCAACAAGAAGCTCAACGACTTCGTCATTCCCTACCTGGACATCCGCGACCGGGCCAAGGGCTACGCCGTTTCCATCGTCAAGGGCGGACTGGATGCGATCGGCCGCTCCGCCGGCGGCGTCCGCCCCCCGCTGCAGAACCTGGCGCCCCAGGACCTCGCGGACCTCAAGTCCCTCATCGCCACCGTTTCCTAG
- a CDS encoding tripartite tricarboxylate transporter substrate binding protein, giving the protein MMHFPSRRAVLGAASAVTLLALTACGNVAGGSAASTSKYPNGPVNLTVGQAAGGSTDLIARAISEGAAKSLGAPMPVVNKPGANGALASKEVAGKPADGQNLVLLNASLITITPLAVTSEEAVNIDDFDVITGLSQDDYVMVASQASGFKTIKDVTGAGRNITFGTTGVGTGSQLAQTVLFKQADVKGTDVPFDSGKPALTAVLGNQVELTTVQLGEAMPQIQAGKVTPLLVFSEERNSFLPDVPTAKESGYDVPVAQYRAVAAPKGTPKEVKDKLLASIQETLKTDTYKEFNKKNMLTPKEISGEEVVTQWKDYAAKYKALVEKYSISLSGTK; this is encoded by the coding sequence ATGATGCACTTCCCTTCGCGCCGTGCCGTACTCGGAGCGGCATCGGCGGTAACGCTGCTGGCCTTGACCGCCTGCGGCAACGTCGCCGGCGGCAGCGCCGCTTCGACGTCGAAGTATCCGAACGGACCTGTGAACCTCACGGTGGGCCAGGCGGCGGGCGGCAGCACCGACCTGATTGCCCGCGCCATTTCGGAAGGCGCAGCAAAGTCGCTCGGTGCGCCGATGCCTGTGGTGAACAAGCCCGGCGCCAACGGGGCCCTTGCCAGCAAGGAGGTCGCCGGAAAGCCTGCCGACGGACAGAACCTGGTTCTGCTCAACGCGTCCCTGATCACCATCACACCCCTCGCCGTCACGTCGGAGGAGGCCGTCAACATCGATGACTTCGACGTCATTACCGGGTTGTCCCAGGACGACTACGTGATGGTGGCCAGCCAGGCATCAGGGTTTAAAACCATCAAGGACGTGACCGGCGCGGGACGCAACATCACGTTCGGCACCACAGGCGTGGGGACCGGCAGCCAGCTGGCCCAGACTGTGCTCTTCAAGCAGGCTGACGTGAAGGGAACCGACGTCCCCTTCGACAGCGGCAAGCCCGCCCTCACCGCGGTCCTGGGTAACCAGGTCGAACTGACCACCGTCCAGCTCGGCGAAGCAATGCCGCAGATCCAGGCCGGCAAGGTGACACCGCTGCTGGTCTTCTCAGAAGAGCGGAACTCCTTCCTCCCGGACGTGCCGACGGCCAAGGAATCCGGCTACGACGTGCCCGTGGCCCAGTACCGCGCCGTCGCCGCCCCGAAGGGTACCCCGAAGGAAGTGAAGGACAAGCTGCTCGCGTCCATCCAGGAGACCCTTAAGACCGACACCTACAAAGAGTTCAACAAGAAAAACATGCTGACCCCGAAGGAAATCTCCGGCGAGGAAGTCGTCACGCAGTGGAAGGACTACGCCGCCAAGTACAAGGCCCTGGTGGAGAAGTACAGCATCAGCCTCAGCGGGACGAAGTGA
- a CDS encoding aldehyde dehydrogenase (NADP(+)), producing the protein MTLTGHSLIAGQTVAGDGKTAYGFNPATNEELEPGYTLLTEEQLKAATAAAAAAYPSFSTLDPETHARFLEAIAENIEAIGDELITRAGHETGLPAARLQGERARTTGQLRLFAAVVRQGDFRGVRIDPALPDRAPLPRADIRQRQIPLGPVAVFGASNFPLAFSTAGGDTASALAAGCPVVFKAHNAHPGTGELVGQAIAKAVRDNGLHPGVFSLIYGPGSSIGQALVADPAIKAVGFTGSQSAGIALMRTAAARPEPIPVYAEMSSLNPVFVFPGALAGNAGEIDALAGQYVAAVTGSSGQLCTSPGLLFAPAGAAGDAFAAAVGRAVSACAGQTMLTEGVAGSWNAGAEALGSATNVNIVGKGAAGATQNAPGPAIFGTDVAEFVSNHVLHEEIFGAASLVIRYSTTEELLGAASRLEGQLTASLQLTEADYPEAAPLIPVLEQKVGRIIVNGWPTGVEVGHAMVHGGPFPATSDTRITSVGTLAINRFLRPVAYQNLPQELLPVPLQDANPWQLNRRIDGVVHAAATGAAAEVAAAEKAEVNA; encoded by the coding sequence GTGACACTCACCGGACACTCGCTCATCGCGGGCCAGACCGTCGCCGGAGACGGCAAGACGGCGTACGGCTTCAACCCCGCCACGAACGAAGAGCTCGAACCGGGCTACACCCTGCTCACGGAAGAGCAGCTGAAGGCCGCAACCGCTGCCGCAGCCGCAGCCTACCCCTCCTTCAGCACACTGGACCCGGAAACCCACGCCCGGTTCCTGGAGGCCATCGCCGAGAACATCGAGGCTATCGGCGACGAACTGATCACCCGGGCGGGCCACGAGACCGGCCTGCCTGCCGCGCGGCTGCAAGGCGAACGGGCCCGCACCACGGGACAGCTGAGGCTCTTCGCCGCCGTCGTCCGCCAGGGTGACTTCCGTGGGGTCCGGATCGACCCGGCCCTCCCGGACCGCGCTCCCCTCCCCCGCGCCGATATCCGTCAGCGGCAGATTCCGCTCGGCCCCGTCGCGGTCTTCGGCGCCAGCAACTTCCCGCTGGCCTTCTCGACGGCGGGCGGCGACACCGCTTCCGCCCTCGCCGCCGGCTGCCCCGTGGTCTTCAAGGCCCACAATGCGCACCCCGGCACCGGCGAGCTCGTCGGCCAGGCCATCGCCAAGGCGGTCCGCGACAACGGACTGCACCCCGGCGTGTTCTCCCTGATCTACGGTCCCGGCAGCAGCATCGGCCAGGCGCTCGTCGCCGATCCGGCCATCAAAGCCGTCGGATTCACCGGCTCGCAGTCCGCCGGCATCGCTTTGATGCGCACCGCCGCCGCCCGCCCGGAGCCCATTCCGGTCTACGCCGAGATGTCCTCGCTCAACCCGGTGTTCGTCTTCCCGGGCGCCCTGGCCGGCAATGCCGGAGAAATTGACGCGCTCGCCGGCCAGTACGTCGCCGCCGTCACCGGCAGCTCCGGGCAGCTCTGCACCTCCCCCGGCCTGTTGTTTGCCCCCGCCGGTGCGGCCGGCGACGCCTTTGCTGCCGCCGTCGGCCGCGCCGTATCCGCCTGCGCCGGGCAGACCATGCTGACCGAAGGCGTCGCCGGGTCCTGGAACGCCGGCGCCGAGGCGCTCGGCTCCGCCACGAACGTCAATATTGTCGGCAAGGGCGCGGCAGGGGCAACCCAGAACGCCCCCGGCCCCGCCATCTTCGGCACCGACGTCGCGGAGTTCGTGTCCAACCATGTCCTGCACGAGGAGATTTTCGGCGCCGCCAGCCTCGTGATCCGCTATTCCACCACCGAGGAACTGCTCGGCGCCGCCAGCCGGCTTGAAGGCCAGCTCACGGCCTCCCTGCAGCTCACCGAAGCGGACTACCCGGAGGCGGCACCGCTCATCCCGGTCCTGGAGCAGAAGGTGGGCCGCATCATCGTCAACGGCTGGCCCACCGGCGTCGAGGTGGGACATGCCATGGTCCACGGTGGCCCCTTCCCGGCAACGTCGGACACCCGGATCACGTCCGTGGGGACGCTGGCCATCAACCGGTTCCTTAGGCCGGTGGCCTACCAGAACCTGCCGCAGGAACTGCTCCCGGTTCCGTTGCAGGACGCCAACCCGTGGCAGCTGAACCGCCGGATCGACGGCGTCGTGCATGCCGCCGCCACAGGAGCAGCAGCAGAAGTGGCAGCAGCAGAGAAAGCAGAGGTCAACGCGTGA